The window TCGAGCACTATCTGAGACTAATGAGCTGTTCTTCAGACCGCAGTAAATAAAGGATCTCTCCACTCCAGGCACTGTTTTACAGGCTTTCTTTGATCTTAAACACTTACCCCCTTCAGTAAGACTATACCATGAATTAACACAAGAAAGGTGCAAGACCTGAATATAACTGCTAAAGAGGGTAGTGCAGCCACAGCTGGCAACTGTGGAAGGTGAGGGACTACCAACTAGACATCACTACATGGCACACTCCACCAGCACCCATCAGTATACCTTTATCAAATAGCAGGCAAGAAGGCAACACGCAAGACTAGACTGTCTCGATCCGAAAGCTACACATACCACCCaacaataaaacttcaaacacaCCAAAACCAATCCATGTCTTGCTTCACTTTATGGTAAAACTTTACttcccgcagcccaacgtttataacattatagggaagtgaaaataatgtaaatcttacttggaattccttttagaggagagatgtgttcactgccatgtctaggaacccaccagcccgccccgagaaatatatttacttttataacctaataaagagcagtagccgccaccgtccatggctcaagtagtttcttgcattctcattggtcatggtgaacggaatgtgacgtcattgccatcaatgctgataaatacattgcgttaccaaccccggctgaataaaagcacaaaataccatgtaaaattacaatgcggcttcaaccgtccagaccaatggccttgtccacggcaagaatcctaaccgtccagactaatcgtcttgccaccagctttacatgtaataaatatcatttttggtccgtattgatgatgtagattgaaataataacatggctgatgatgccttcagagaaggcgaaacatgtcccactattagctaacaaatttatgtaaatcatccaagacgattttgtattgattaggtggtctaataaataacttaatgttattatttcaattgccaccagctatcgaagcacctcactcattagttcctccgtacagaggttggcagctctgagcatagcttcacaacatccttcccgagaaggccgcgagcgtgtgaacaaacgacagtcgttccgcgcgcagctgaatgtagcaagtgctgggctgcgagaagtaaagcattgatcaCTTTATATTTGCTTTAAACACAATAGTAAGAAAAGAACACTCAATTTTATTCCAGACTGTGTTCAATATACCTATATACACAAAACTTACTTCACCCCCAATCCTAACATGCATTATTTACCAAGGCATATCCCTTTGAGGAAAACCACAAGGGATTTAATTCAGATAGGATTCAAACATCTTTACCCCCAATAAATAGCCAACTAAATTCTCACACACACATTGCAAAACACACCTCCaggtggtggtaatttttgttaTAAGAGAAAGTACAATACACTTCTAGAAATGAATTAATACAAGACAGGCAACTGACAATTTAATATTTCAAATAAATACATCTCAATTGCACGGCTGGCAACTTGAAGAGTTGCCAAACCATTACCCATAAATGCTGCAAAAATGCAATATTACAGGTGACCAAACCTGGGTTAGTTGGGATATTACAATTAGCAAGCACCCAATGTCAAAGATAATTCAAATAGCTAATCCACATGAATGGTATTTGAAGCTTATCAATACTTCTGAAAACCTATCTCCATCCCACAATATTCCCCAGAGTAAATTTGATAATTTTACTTCCTCAACGAACAGGATTTCCGCAACACTAATAAACCAGTAACGTATTAACAGAGAAGGTTGCACAAGACGTACCTGCAGAGCTCCAATAGCTGCACTCTGGAATCGAAGATCAGTCTTGAAATCCTGAGCAATTTCACGGACCAAGCGCTGGAAAGGTAACTTGCGGATCAACAATTCAGTAGATTTCTGGTATCGCCTAATTTCTCGAAGAGCGACTGTACCTGGCCTAAAATAAAGAGCACGAGAAGTTGCGTTCATAATCCCACCAATAATCCActaaaagtatttttaaaaatacacccaCAACTTAAGTTACCGCCAATGAAATTGGCGCCTTCTTACCTGtaacgatgaggcttcttcacacCTCCTGTGGATGGCGCACTTTTTCGCGCTGCTTTAGTAGCTAACTGCTTGCGAGGAGCTTTTCCTCCAGTCGATTTACGAGCCGTCTGCTTTGTACGAGCCATACTACCTAGAAATGGAACACGATAATTAGCGTATTAGGAGAAAATTTTAAACGAGTTTCATAAACACAGAAGATTAAATATAAGACAAATTAAAACCATAACTACTTATAACTCACGATATCAAACGCACACACACTGAAATACGACAATTATCTCCCTCCAAAATAAACAATAACGAACAATAATGGCGGATGACAAGGAGTGCAATGATCAACCACGACTTAATGATGTTAAGTTATAGAAGAAATTCCGTGAGAAATAGTTCATAATGCGACTTATTACTAACGTCAATTGCAACTATAATAAAGCAAATTTCAAAAACAGTTCTGCTGTACCTGATCTGCTTACTGGTAACTACAACTAACGAAAAGATGCACTTCCTCACACAGTCACAGCAAAGAGTCACAGTAACACACACGAAGCACTCCGAACAACAACCGACGCTATTCTGCTGATGAATTGCTATTGGCTAAACGACACAAATTTTCCCTGCCGTGATTGGTCAAAATAAGAGCTGTGTTCATTGGATGATATGTTAAGGGACTGTTTCCTTATTGGTCATAATAAAAGTCTTTCTTATTGGTGGAAAGTTATATGCTACTGAACATCGACAGCGTATTGTACGTTCTTGGATTATTGGAGGGAAAATGGGAAATTTGTGGCGGGAAAACGACCAAATCCGTTACCAAAGCGTACCCTACCCCCGCCAAATGTGTGCTACCAACTTTATTCGTTTTTTGTGATAAATATTTTCATTAGTGTATCATTGTATTTTCTATGGTAAAAAGAATACGAGTATTAAGCGCTTAAGTTCCATATAAAAATGAATAACAATAATTTCAACTTACCTTGGAAATTGTTGCAAACATGATTTCACGAGAATTGGTACAGCAAGTACTTAGCATTGTTGAACTCTGTATGTTAAAAATGTACAGTGCTGTACCACTTAAATTGCACTTACGTTTATTCAAagcacaggtttttttttttttttttcccatggtGCCTTCGGTATGTCTCACAAAAGAAtcgaccgaggtcgatagctgtagtcgcttaagtgcggccagtattcgggagatagtgggttcgaaccccactgtctgcagccctgaaaatggttttccgtggtttcccattttcacaccaggcaaatggggctgtaccttaattaaggccacggccgcttccttcccagtcctaaccctctcctgtcccattgtcgccataagacctttctgtgtcggtgcgccgtaaagccaatagcaaaaaaaaaaaaattctttctgatCCCAACGTATATTAGGTTTGCAAGGTATTGGCCTACGGGGTTGTTTCATTTTCAAGGCTTTCTTTCCTTTGCACACCCACTGTATCTCCTGCATGTCCTAAGAGTGGACTAAAAGAGGTATCAGGGGCTCACAAGTTGGGAGCAGCAATTATGGTTCCCATAGCTGAGTATGGATTGCTTCCACTTTCGCTGTTAAAAACATTTACTCAGAAGAATACGAGTATTCGGTACTGATGCTCcacataaaaataaacaaacaaccaTTTAACTTACCATTTCTTTGGAAATTGTTGTGAACATGATATCATCTTTActacctcccttgatcaacacttgttaCCTTCCGGTgttgacggtattaggtttgttaAGCCTAACGAGTCTCATTTTAATGCCCTTCATGATCCTTCCCTTTTTTTTCCAAATACCTTcttctttgaagtgtcggacctcttacattttctctgattagtgttaactcTAGAATCATAAAGTCTAAAGTGTAACActaatcataaactttcgtctgtcagactaccaaCAAGTAAAGTACCTGGttgaggctcttcaggaatgccatcttttccaagaattCCAGCGATGGTCCTCTTCAGACTAcgcctcaaagttggtgtctgaagtctgttttgcagctttggagccattagcatttc is drawn from Anabrus simplex isolate iqAnaSimp1 chromosome 1, ASM4041472v1, whole genome shotgun sequence and contains these coding sequences:
- the LOC136885429 gene encoding histone H3.3A, translating into MARTKQTARKSTGGKAPRKQLATKAARKSAPSTGGVKKPHRYRPGTVALREIRRYQKSTELLIRKLPFQRLVREIAQDFKTDLRFQSAAIGALQEASEAYLVGLFEDTNLCAIHAKRVTIMPKDIQLARRIRGERA